A single window of Methylocella tundrae DNA harbors:
- a CDS encoding glycosyl hydrolase family 28-related protein produces the protein MPGTIIRFFNRLRYLPLIGRASLAGCIALFCAAPCAAWAKATIINAPFTANPGDFISLEGSGFGAAPQVFITPGNTNVRTQVPVTKGQDNVVVLRIPKNWAFSLYTVQVYDNASSTSNSVAINAPQAFQFWRADIAPGRPTRLYGRNLLVAGGSPSIILLDTQTNAQLAASVAPSNSTFFFLTFIPPSGIVAGHTYKAIVSNGLASTTTEATVLGHAAGGDYFGVDAPWAYDFVTKNGPGYNAGVAGTKQSDHHIFNVRTDPSLNPVARGDGVTNDAGAIQSALDQASRNGGGIVYLPAGTYNLGVTGIDIRAGVVLQGHSNADTKIIFGPTSAQGSSFGMSGIEIPDNAALTGIADLSIQNVDLTSQRVVNLDTRGGSISKFFIQRVNWELGSGASIFPVGDRISIMNSNFHQAVNFQNGSPATGGLGPIYIFGSSNLVFVGNTIKWATDQVLMNDMVNAFIESNHFTRSASDKVAATSAMAAAACCTSTPVGTGQMVSRRLGRQLTIQFGKNIIIANNIFDVSDGSLDSTLNDGETFLNESRGREDEGVVTSANSTSVSANAKSWNYYSNSMVIIVSGAGAGQWRHITQLSNNSTFTIDQPWDVVPAAGDHFTIAVPSFENAWINGNTMSNNPQGISLWAGAFLNTNVSSNKMTDNGGIYLNPISTNSDAVGLPEFSVSRNIEIKGNTLANINSTRSPFININLTNIWPNTFWGYSTLGVEVRNNSITTRSGTYSYPYPQGFQNVVYYQGQTPYVEQGKSALVGNIFQGNACINCPVDFQIGTGDLDTVIWNSYTVNSPGVTSTLLLDTSQLNYWVPGSIGTVIGHD, from the coding sequence ATGCCGGGAACAATAATTCGATTTTTCAATAGATTGCGCTATTTACCTTTAATCGGGCGAGCATCTCTCGCCGGTTGCATTGCCCTTTTCTGCGCCGCGCCTTGCGCGGCCTGGGCTAAAGCGACCATCATCAATGCGCCTTTTACCGCCAATCCGGGCGATTTCATATCCCTCGAGGGCTCGGGCTTTGGCGCAGCGCCGCAGGTATTCATCACGCCCGGCAATACGAATGTCAGAACCCAGGTGCCGGTCACGAAAGGCCAGGACAATGTCGTCGTCCTGCGCATTCCCAAAAACTGGGCGTTCAGCCTCTACACGGTTCAGGTCTACGATAATGCGTCGTCGACCAGCAACTCGGTCGCCATCAATGCGCCGCAGGCTTTTCAGTTCTGGCGAGCGGACATCGCCCCGGGCCGACCCACCCGCCTCTATGGCCGCAATCTGCTCGTCGCCGGCGGATCGCCAAGCATCATTTTGCTCGATACGCAAACCAACGCTCAACTGGCGGCCAGCGTCGCCCCCAGCAACAGCACTTTCTTTTTTCTCACTTTCATACCGCCGTCCGGCATTGTCGCGGGTCACACTTACAAGGCCATTGTGTCGAATGGGCTAGCCTCGACCACCACAGAAGCGACAGTGCTCGGGCATGCGGCCGGAGGCGACTATTTCGGCGTTGACGCGCCCTGGGCCTATGACTTCGTCACGAAGAACGGACCTGGCTATAACGCCGGCGTCGCAGGCACGAAACAGTCTGACCACCATATCTTCAACGTCAGGACGGACCCGAGCCTGAACCCTGTCGCGAGGGGCGACGGCGTCACCAATGACGCCGGCGCGATTCAATCGGCGCTCGACCAGGCGTCAAGAAACGGCGGCGGCATCGTCTACCTTCCGGCGGGAACCTATAATCTCGGAGTGACAGGCATCGACATCCGGGCCGGCGTCGTTCTCCAGGGCCATAGCAACGCGGACACGAAAATCATCTTCGGTCCGACGTCCGCTCAGGGCTCGTCCTTCGGCATGTCGGGCATTGAAATTCCCGACAACGCGGCGCTGACCGGCATCGCCGATCTCTCGATCCAAAATGTCGATCTCACGAGCCAGAGGGTCGTCAATCTCGACACGCGAGGCGGGAGCATCAGCAAGTTCTTCATTCAGCGCGTCAATTGGGAACTCGGCAGCGGAGCGTCTATTTTTCCGGTCGGCGATCGAATCAGCATTATGAATTCCAACTTCCATCAGGCAGTTAACTTCCAGAATGGAAGCCCAGCGACCGGCGGATTGGGACCAATTTATATCTTCGGATCAAGCAATCTCGTGTTCGTGGGCAACACCATCAAATGGGCGACCGATCAGGTTCTGATGAATGACATGGTTAATGCTTTCATCGAAAGCAATCACTTCACGCGCAGCGCGTCCGATAAGGTTGCCGCGACGTCGGCGATGGCCGCCGCCGCGTGCTGCACAAGCACGCCGGTCGGGACCGGTCAGATGGTCAGTCGCAGGCTCGGACGCCAGTTGACGATCCAGTTCGGCAAAAACATCATTATTGCAAACAACATCTTTGACGTGTCGGACGGCTCCCTCGACAGCACCCTGAACGATGGCGAAACGTTCCTGAATGAATCGAGAGGCCGGGAGGACGAAGGCGTCGTGACCTCGGCAAATAGCACGAGCGTCAGCGCCAACGCCAAAAGTTGGAATTATTATTCAAATTCGATGGTCATCATCGTCAGCGGCGCGGGAGCCGGGCAGTGGAGACACATCACACAGTTGAGCAACAACAGCACCTTCACCATTGATCAACCCTGGGACGTCGTTCCTGCGGCGGGCGATCATTTCACCATCGCGGTTCCTTCTTTTGAAAACGCCTGGATCAATGGCAACACCATGAGCAACAATCCCCAAGGGATCAGTCTGTGGGCAGGCGCATTTCTCAACACCAACGTCTCTTCTAACAAAATGACGGACAACGGCGGCATTTATCTCAATCCGATATCGACCAATTCCGACGCCGTTGGGCTCCCCGAGTTCAGCGTGTCGCGAAACATCGAGATAAAAGGAAACACTCTCGCTAACATAAACTCTACGAGATCACCCTTTATCAACATAAACTTGACGAACATCTGGCCGAACACCTTTTGGGGGTATAGCACACTCGGAGTCGAAGTACGCAACAACAGTATCACGACGCGCTCAGGCACCTATTCTTACCCATACCCGCAAGGCTTTCAGAATGTTGTCTATTACCAGGGGCAGACTCCTTATGTGGAACAAGGCAAGTCAGCTCTTGTCGGAAATATTTTCCAGGGAAATGCCTGCATCAATTGCCCGGTAGACTTCCAGATCGGGACCGGGGATCTCGATACGGTCATCTGGAATTCATATACCGTAAACTCCCCCGGAGTTACCTCGACATTGCTGCTCGATACAAGCCAGTTGAATTACTGGGTTCCGGGATCGATTGGCACAGTGATCGGACATGATTGA
- a CDS encoding COG4223 family protein has protein sequence MADDKDELFQKTTQAGPAPDGDAEDTSSLAASGETATTPIPQPEAASSGDSLGGARPEPETIAPGQPKVAPRIEKVKQPSRAPVLAAALILGALAGFGGAFALRMLDQQQAPDDGDHVAELNAHIVELEHKSEASAAALAAIESRLTGAENSAGKAAASAHSALNELHAELAARPKAGGESPAAEAPDIAPLEAKIAAFEQKVSALETKLAAPKVDVRAQQQDREAAVQSARALAAVPAKGVAAISLLQLVTRGEPFADELAALDSLGEDPAKLAPLRAAAKTGVASVGDLADRFAALAPTLDAPPAQKHDSGILDRLAHDAANLVRIHRQGDPNDPDLPGRVAAIEKALARLDVAKAYAIWSQLPAEVKVKSAAWGEAAKARLDAVAAASAIEADAVTALGKPKS, from the coding sequence ATGGCTGACGATAAGGACGAGCTTTTTCAAAAGACGACCCAAGCTGGCCCAGCGCCAGATGGCGATGCGGAGGACACTTCCTCTCTGGCGGCGTCAGGCGAAACCGCGACAACCCCAATCCCCCAGCCTGAGGCGGCGTCGAGCGGTGATTCGCTTGGCGGGGCGAGGCCGGAGCCAGAGACCATCGCCCCTGGCCAGCCAAAAGTTGCGCCTCGGATCGAAAAGGTGAAACAGCCTTCGCGTGCGCCTGTTTTGGCCGCGGCGCTGATCCTAGGAGCGCTGGCCGGGTTTGGCGGCGCTTTCGCATTGCGCATGCTGGACCAGCAGCAGGCTCCGGACGACGGAGACCATGTTGCCGAATTGAACGCGCATATTGTGGAACTGGAGCATAAGAGCGAGGCTTCCGCTGCCGCGTTAGCCGCGATCGAAAGCCGTTTGACGGGCGCTGAGAACAGCGCCGGCAAGGCAGCGGCCTCGGCTCACTCGGCCTTGAATGAACTGCACGCGGAGCTTGCCGCGCGGCCGAAGGCGGGCGGCGAATCGCCTGCCGCCGAAGCGCCGGACATTGCGCCGCTCGAAGCGAAAATCGCCGCATTCGAACAAAAGGTCAGCGCGCTCGAGACAAAGCTCGCGGCGCCGAAGGTCGACGTCAGGGCGCAGCAGCAGGATCGCGAGGCCGCGGTTCAAAGCGCGCGGGCTTTGGCTGCTGTTCCCGCAAAAGGCGTCGCCGCGATCAGCTTGCTGCAGCTCGTGACGCGCGGCGAGCCTTTTGCGGACGAACTCGCCGCGCTGGATTCGCTTGGCGAAGATCCGGCAAAACTTGCGCCCTTGCGCGCAGCCGCGAAGACCGGGGTTGCGAGCGTCGGCGACCTCGCGGACCGGTTCGCAGCTCTCGCGCCGACGCTCGACGCGCCGCCGGCGCAAAAGCACGATAGCGGCATTCTCGATCGGCTCGCGCATGACGCCGCAAATCTCGTCCGCATTCATCGGCAAGGCGATCCCAATGATCCCGACCTTCCCGGCCGCGTCGCTGCGATCGAGAAGGCTCTGGCGCGCCTCGACGTCGCCAAAGCCTATGCCATTTGGTCGCAGCTCCCGGCCGAGGTTAAGGTCAAGTCGGCGGCATGGGGCGAGGCGGCGAAAGCGCGTCTTGACGCCGTGGCTGCGGCGAGCGCGATCGAAGCGGACGCGGTGACGGCGTTAGGCAAGCCGAAGTCTTGA